The following proteins are encoded in a genomic region of Cellulomonas sp. ES6:
- a CDS encoding GntR family transcriptional regulator, which produces MFDGRDPIYVQIADQIRQDVLRGDLQPEEQVMSTTQYATTFRINPATAAKAFAQLVDDGILYKRRGVGMFVAPGAPDRLRAEGRESFFAEVVDPVAERARALGIPLEDVVARLRDRAALEDGAAS; this is translated from the coding sequence GTGTTCGACGGGCGTGACCCCATCTACGTGCAGATCGCCGACCAGATCCGCCAGGACGTCCTGCGGGGCGACCTCCAGCCCGAGGAGCAGGTGATGAGCACCACGCAGTACGCCACCACCTTCCGCATCAACCCGGCCACGGCGGCCAAGGCGTTCGCGCAGCTCGTCGACGACGGGATCCTGTACAAGCGCCGCGGCGTCGGCATGTTCGTGGCGCCGGGTGCGCCCGACCGGCTGCGCGCCGAGGGGCGGGAGTCGTTCTTCGCGGAGGTCGTCGACCCGGTCGCGGAGAGGGCCCGCGCGCTCGGCATCCCGCTCGAGGACGTCGTCGCCCGGCTGCGGGACCGCGCGGCCCTCGAGGACGGGGCGGCGTCGTGA
- a CDS encoding ABC transporter ATP-binding protein, whose product MTALDVEVQDLTVRYGRTVALDGVTLSVPAGAVTGLLGRNGSGKTTLASVVAAFRRPTAGRVLVGGREPWEDEDVVPRILLVRESGDVLDSETLRTNLRYTADSRPAFSREVAERLMDRFALDPGAKPQKLSRGQKSAFGIVLAVAARADLTILDEVHLGLDAPARYAFYDALLEDYVEHPRTVLLSSHLIAEVERLLEHVVVIDHGRVLLAQEADALTARGVSVTGPVREVERFVVGRTVLGRQQLGGTAQATVLASPSDAERADARAAGLELGPVPLQDLFVHLTAEGAGEAVQELGRVR is encoded by the coding sequence GTGACCGCCCTCGACGTCGAGGTCCAGGACCTCACCGTGCGCTACGGGCGGACGGTCGCCCTCGACGGCGTGACGCTCAGCGTCCCCGCCGGCGCCGTCACCGGGCTGCTCGGCCGCAACGGGTCCGGCAAGACGACGCTCGCGTCCGTGGTCGCGGCGTTCCGGCGGCCGACGGCCGGGCGGGTGCTCGTCGGGGGCCGCGAGCCCTGGGAGGACGAGGACGTCGTGCCGCGCATCCTGCTGGTCCGCGAGTCCGGTGACGTGCTCGACTCCGAGACGCTGCGCACCAACCTGCGCTACACGGCGGACAGTCGCCCCGCGTTCAGCCGGGAGGTCGCCGAGCGCCTCATGGACCGGTTCGCGCTCGACCCCGGCGCCAAGCCGCAGAAGCTGTCCCGCGGCCAGAAGTCCGCGTTCGGGATCGTCCTGGCCGTCGCGGCGCGCGCCGACCTGACGATCCTCGACGAGGTGCACCTGGGGCTCGACGCCCCGGCCCGGTACGCCTTCTACGACGCGCTGCTGGAGGACTACGTCGAGCACCCGCGCACCGTCCTGCTGTCGAGCCACCTCATCGCGGAGGTCGAGCGCCTGCTGGAGCACGTCGTCGTGATCGACCACGGGCGGGTGCTGCTCGCGCAGGAGGCCGACGCGCTGACCGCTCGCGGGGTCTCCGTCACCGGGCCCGTCCGGGAGGTCGAGCGCTTCGTCGTCGGGCGCACGGTGCTCGGGCGCCAGCAGCTCGGCGGGACCGCGCAGGCCACCGTGCTCGCGTCGCCGTCGGACGCCGAGCGGGCGGACGCCCGCGCCGCGGGGCTCGAGCTGGGCCCGGTGCCCCTGCAGGACCTCTTCGTCCACCTGACCGCGGAGGGCGCCGGCGAGGCCGTCCAGGAGCTGGGGAGGGTCCGATGA